Proteins encoded together in one Hevea brasiliensis isolate MT/VB/25A 57/8 chromosome 16, ASM3005281v1, whole genome shotgun sequence window:
- the LOC110662165 gene encoding probable terpene synthase 3, translating into MSLPAATQRAQVRRTAQFHPTVWGDYFIKRVSDNQMASVWTEQAKILKEEVRRMLTSATDHKASEKLKLLDAIQRLGISYHFEGEIEEALKKIYQDFEDDGNLCTVALRFRLLRQQGYHVSSDVFSKFKDGEGNFKEDLINDVHGLLSLYEASYLSVQGEDILDEALEFTKTHLIMATQFGSPLADQVSHALRWPIRRGLPRKESRDYFSIYQQDEADIKPLLKLAKLDYNIVQMLHQKDMNMITKWWIDLDFTTKLPFARDRVIECSFWALGTFSEPQYVFAREVLSKAVAMLSVMDDIYDVNGTIEELELFTKVVESWDISMKDQLPDYMKAYLDAFLDFYAEIEAVTTKEGRPFCIHYAKEAVKKQVRAYITEARWFNSDYVPTLEEYISVAVISSTYPILITLSFCGMGEVASKEVFDWLFTEPKLLYAASGLARLIDDIRSHEFEQERGHVASAVECYMKQHGVSQQEAYDELYKIVINLWKDLNEELLKETADIPKPILMCILNIVRVMDVVYKDEDSYTNSKTSLKDILATFLVNPVAV; encoded by the exons ATGTCCCTTCCAGCTGCAACCCAAAGAGCTCAAGTTCGCCGAACAGCACAGTTTCATCCAACCGTCTGGGGTGACTACTTCATCAAGCGCGTATCCGATAATCAG ATGGCAAGTGTTTGGACTGAACAAGCCAAGATTCTGAAAGAAGAAGTGAGGAGGATGCTTACCTCTGCTACTGATCATAAAGCTTCAGAAAAGCTGAAGTTGCTAGATGCTATTCAACGACTTGGGATTTCTTACCATTTTGAAGGAGAAATAGAAGAAGCATTGAAAAAAATTTATCAAGACTTTGAAGATGACGGGAACCTCTGTACTGTGGCTCTTCGATTTCGCCTTCTAAGACAGCAGGGCTATCACGTTTCATCTG ATGTTTTCAGCAAGTTCAAGGATGGGGAAGGTAACTTTAAGGAAGATTTAATCAATGATGTGCATGGCTTGTTAAGCTTGTATGAAGCTTCATATCTCAGTGTGCAAGGAGAAGATATACTAGATGAAGCTCTTGAATTCACCAAAACTCACCTAATAATGGCAACCCAATTTGGTTCTCCTCTTGCTGACCAAGTTAGCCATGCTTTAAGGTGGCCTATACGCAGAGGATTACCAAGGAAAGAGTCAAGGGATTATTTCTCTATTTACCAGCAAGACGAGGCAGATATTAAACCTTTACTGAAGCTGGCAAAGTTGGATTACAATATAGTGCAGATGTTGCATCAAAAAGACATGAACATGATCACAAA GTGGTGGATAGATTTGGACTTCACAACCAAACTACCTTTCGCTCGAGACAGAGTGATCGAATGCTCTTTCTGGGCATTAGGAACGTTTTCTGAGCCACAATATGTTTTTGCGAGAGAAGTATTGTCTAAAGCTGTTGCTATGCTGTCTGTTATGGATGATATATATGATGTGAATGGTACGATTGAAGAACTAGAGCTATTCACCAAAGTGGTTGAGAG TTGGGATATTAGCATGAAAGATCAACTTCCGGATTACATGAAGGCGTATTTAGACGCATTTTTAGATTTCTACGCTGAAATAGAGGCAGTAACTACAAAGGAAGGGAGGCCATTCTGCATTCACTACGCAAAGGAAGCG GTGAAGAAGCAAGTGAGAGCTTATATCACTGAAGCAAGATGGTTCAACAGTGATTATGTGCCAACATTAGAAGAATATATTTCTGTTGCAGTGATCAGCTCTACTTACCCTATCTTGATAACCTTATCCTTCTGTGGGATGGGCGAAGTGGCTTCAAAAGAGGTCTTTGATTGGCTTTTCACTGAACCTAAACTTTTATATGCTGCATCAGGTCTTGCCAGGCTCATAGATGACATCAGGTCCCATGAG TTTGAGCAAGAAAGGGGACATGTTGCTTCAGCTGTGGAATGCTATATGAAGCAACATGGCGTATCACAGCAGGAGGCATATGATGAGTTATACAAAATAGTCATAAATTTGTGGAAAGACCTCAACGAGGAGCTCCTGAAAGAAACTGCAGATATTCCAAAGCCTATTTTGATGTGTATTCTGAACATTGTAAGGGTCATGGATGTTGTTTACAAAGATGAAGATAGTTATACAAACTCCAAGACTTCACTCAAGGATATCCTGGCTACTTTCCTAGTCAATCCTGTAGCTGTTTAA